The following are from one region of the Deltaproteobacteria bacterium genome:
- a CDS encoding acetoacetate--CoA ligase produces the protein WDEVCANGHSMRDAKWFRGASLNFAENLLRFKDTKPAIVFVSERGQRESISYAQLCDEVSKVASYLKSLGVGVGDKVAAYLPNIPQTVIAMLATASLGAVWSSCSPDFGLRAVRDRFSQIDPKILFTADGYFYNGKFCDTLQTASQLAKEITSIEHTIVIPYASPTPDISMVRDSLQWAEIQSKSPGEIEFVHLPFDHPLYILYSSGTTGAPKCIVHGAGGTLIQHLKELVLHCDLKRSDKIMYYTTCGWMMWNWLVSSLAVGATVLLYDGSPFYPDGKALFDVAEREKLSVFGTSAKYISAVEKAAVRPIESHDLSALRLILSTGSPLLPENFSFVYSSIKRDIHLASISGGTDIVSCFALGNPITPVYSGELQTRGLGMSVEVFNEDGESVIQECGELVCTRPFPSMPIYFLNDPEGEKYHNAYFNVFDGVWRHGDWAEITAHDGVIIYGRSDAVLNPGGVRIGTAEIYQEVEQFLEILECMAVGQEWEGSERVILFVKLRPDLVLSDDLRESLKAQIRKNTTPRHVPAKIIQVSDLPKTFNGKIAELAVKNVMHGRAVKNLDALSNPEALEVFRNLEALRT, from the coding sequence CCAAACCAGCAATTGTATTTGTTTCCGAGCGTGGGCAAAGGGAGAGCATAAGCTATGCTCAATTGTGCGATGAAGTGAGCAAGGTTGCCTCCTATCTTAAATCTCTTGGCGTAGGCGTTGGCGATAAAGTAGCTGCTTACCTGCCTAACATTCCTCAAACGGTTATTGCCATGTTAGCTACGGCTAGCCTCGGGGCGGTATGGTCTTCTTGTTCGCCTGACTTCGGTCTTAGGGCGGTGCGCGATCGCTTTTCGCAAATTGATCCTAAGATTTTGTTTACGGCAGATGGGTACTTTTATAACGGCAAATTTTGCGACACCTTGCAGACGGCCTCTCAGCTTGCAAAAGAAATAACCTCGATAGAGCATACGATTGTTATCCCCTATGCTTCGCCCACCCCCGATATCTCCATGGTGCGGGATAGTTTGCAGTGGGCGGAAATACAGTCTAAGTCGCCGGGGGAAATTGAGTTTGTGCATTTGCCCTTCGACCATCCGCTCTACATATTGTATTCATCGGGAACTACGGGGGCTCCTAAGTGCATTGTGCACGGTGCTGGTGGAACTTTGATTCAGCACCTTAAGGAACTGGTGCTGCATTGCGATCTCAAGCGCAGTGATAAAATAATGTATTATACCACTTGTGGCTGGATGATGTGGAACTGGCTAGTTAGTAGCCTAGCAGTGGGAGCAACGGTTCTCTTGTATGATGGCTCGCCTTTTTACCCCGATGGCAAGGCCCTATTTGATGTCGCCGAGAGAGAAAAGCTCAGTGTCTTTGGAACTAGCGCGAAGTATATTTCTGCTGTGGAAAAGGCCGCCGTTCGACCCATAGAATCTCACGACTTGTCGGCGCTAAGGTTGATTCTTTCTACCGGAAGCCCACTATTGCCCGAAAATTTTTCCTTTGTTTATTCTAGCATCAAGCGCGATATTCATCTGGCCTCTATTTCCGGAGGAACCGATATTGTTTCCTGTTTTGCCCTAGGCAATCCAATTACTCCCGTTTATAGCGGCGAGCTGCAAACGCGGGGCTTAGGCATGAGCGTTGAAGTGTTTAACGAGGACGGTGAGTCTGTTATCCAGGAATGCGGCGAACTAGTGTGTACTAGGCCATTTCCTTCCATGCCGATATACTTTTTAAATGATCCAGAGGGGGAGAAATACCACAATGCTTATTTTAACGTATTTGACGGCGTGTGGCGCCATGGCGATTGGGCTGAGATTACGGCACATGATGGTGTGATTATCTACGGCCGCTCTGATGCCGTTCTAAATCCTGGGGGAGTGCGGATAGGAACCGCAGAAATATACCAGGAGGTGGAGCAGTTTCTCGAGATACTGGAGTGCATGGCCGTTGGGCAAGAGTGGGAAGGAAGCGAGCGCGTTATTTTATTTGTGAAACTTCGCCCCGATTTGGTTTTAAGCGATGATTTGCGGGAAAGTCTAAAAGCCCAGATAAGAAAGAATACTACTCCCCGACATGTTCCTGCAAAGATAATTCAGGTTTCCGATTTACCTAAGACATTTAACGGTAAGATAGCTGAACTTGCCGTAAAAAATGTCATGCATGGCCGAGCGGTGAAAAATCTCGACGCCTTGTCAAATCCAGAGGCATTGGAAGTTTTTAGGAATTTAGAAGCACTTAGAACCTAG